One genomic window of Gossypium hirsutum isolate 1008001.06 chromosome D11, Gossypium_hirsutum_v2.1, whole genome shotgun sequence includes the following:
- the LOC107912575 gene encoding E3 ubiquitin-protein ligase PRT1: protein MDSFQASPMEHHQSPDAEQVSDDFVCCVCLDLLYKPIVLRCGHISCFWCVRRSMSSRYQSHCPVCRNPYSHFPSICEMLHFLLLKLYPITYKKREVQVLDEEKKLDYFSPEFNGHTCESEADGEINHLRSSLQSSALSDYSSAGKEKHSVLIGQKQSCVSREENDLVSVADLLCTACKQLLFCPIVLNCGHVYCQTCIAIPPDEMLRCQVCQCLHPKGSLKVCLTLDQFLAANFPKEYALRKDAVQLKQVSSKHEKPTTCSTEAGKQDSSPVQLPSGGEPHPHTHIGVGCDACGMSPIIGDRYQCKDCTEKIGFDLCGDCFKTRPKLPGRFNQRHTPEHKLELIKPADIVRRYGRLNRGSSSFFAFDEASENLENGLVPYALSSAFQEYIRNNNLAASLLEIDSMEDEDEESDEDVGAVSVE, encoded by the exons ATGGATTCCTTCCAAGCTTCTCCCATGGAACATCATCAATCTCCTGACGCTGAACAAGTTTCTGACGATTTTGTTTGTTGCGTTTGTTT GGATCTTCTCTACAAACCCATCGTTCTGC GTTGTGGTCATATATCGTGTTTCTGGTGTGTTCGTAGATCAATGAGTTCTCGGTACCAGTCTCATTGTCCAGTTTGTAGAAATCCATATTCTCACTTTCCAAGCATCTGCGAAATGCTTCACTTCTTGCTGTTAAAATTATATCCCATTACATATAAGAAAAGAGAAGTGCAGGTTCTCG ATGAGGAAAAGAAACTGGACTACTTCTCACCGGAATTCAATGGTCATACTTGTGAATCAGAGGCTGATGGAGAAATTAATCACCTCAGAAGCTCGTTGCAGTCTTCCGCACTTTCAGACTATTCTTCTGCCGGCAAAGAGAAACATAGTGTACTGATTGGACAAAAGCAGTCTTGTGTTTCCAGGGAGGAAAATGATCTGGTTTCAGTTGCAGATCTGCTTTGTACTGCTTGCAAGCAATTGCTTTTTTGTCCTATTGTTCTTAACTGTGGCCATG TTTATTGTCAAACTTGCATAGCCATCCCTCCTGATGAGATGCTCAGGTGTCAAGTTTGTCAATGTTTGCATCCAAAGGGATCTTTAAAAGTCTGCTTGACACTTGATCAGTTTTTGGCGGCTAATTTTCCCAAAGAATATGCACTGAGAAAAGACGCTGTTCAGCTCAAACAAGTTTCTTCCAAGCATGAGAAACCAACTACTT gTTCGACAGAAGCTGGTAAACAAGATTCCTCACCTGTCCAGTTGCCCTCCGGAGGGGAGCCTCACCCCCATACACATATAGGAGTTGGTTGTGATGCTTGTGGG ATGTCTCCAATAATCGGGGATAGATACCAATGCAAGGATTGCACAGAGAAAATAGGATTTGACCTTTGTGGAGATTGCTTTAAAACTCGACCGAAGCTTCCAGGCAGGTTCAACCAGAGACACACCCCAGAGCATAAGCTTGAGCTTATAAAGCCTGCTGACATTGTCCGAAGGTATGGGCGGCTGAATCGtggttcttcttctttttttgcctTTGACGAAGCTTCGGAAAATCTGGAAAATGGACTGGTACCTTATGCTTTATCGAGTGCTTTTCAAGAGTACATTCGCAATAATAATCTAGCTGCATCGCTTTTAGAGATTGATAGCATGGAGGATGAAGATGAGGAGTCGGATGAAGATGTTGGTGCTGTATCTGTCGAATGA
- the LOC107912574 gene encoding uncharacterized protein isoform X1: MNLSSWFRRSVSRNSKNNKNPPDQPQPHHQEQEEFLGITQQLIDHVKSFTLETFKNFPIQDDGDIEAQTSYNVRKDLSDWQERHAVLVLSKVKELSQLRFKLCPRHLKEEKFWRIYFMLVNSYVAEYELHAIQRAKLQSIAMKDEKTSDTCAYEVEMAERNQADSVAPSTP, from the exons ATGAATCTGTCGTCGTGGTTTCGCCGCAGTGTTTCAAGGAACAGTAAAAACAACAAAAACCCACCAGATCAACCTCAACCCCACCACCAAGAACAAGAAGAATTTCTTGGAATTACCCAACAATTAATCGATCATGTCAAGTCTTTTACTTTAGAAACCTTCAAGAATTTCCCTATCCAAG ATGATGGTGACATTGAAGCCCAAACTTCTTATAATGTGCGTAAAGATCTTTCTGATTGGCAAGAGCGTCATGCTGTCTTAGTGCTTTCTAAAGTGAAg GAACTTTCACAGCTTAGATTCAAGTTATGCCCCCGCCATTTGAAGGAGGAAAAATTTTGGAGGATATATTTCATGCTTGTCAATAGTTACGTGGCTGA ATACGAGCTGCATGCTATACAACGCGCTAAACTGCAAAGCATTGCTATGAAGGATGAGAAAACATCAGATACCTGTGCGTATGAAGTTGAAATGGCCGAAAGAAATCAAGCAGATAGTGTTGCACCATCAACTCCATGA
- the LOC107912574 gene encoding uncharacterized protein isoform X2, producing MNLSSWFRRSVSRNSKNNKNPPDQPQPHHQEQEEFLGITQQLIDHVKSFTLETFKNFPIQDDGDIEAQTSYNVRKDLSDWQERHAVLVLSKVKELSQLRFKLCPRHLKEEKFWRIYFMLVNNTSCMLYNALNCKALL from the exons ATGAATCTGTCGTCGTGGTTTCGCCGCAGTGTTTCAAGGAACAGTAAAAACAACAAAAACCCACCAGATCAACCTCAACCCCACCACCAAGAACAAGAAGAATTTCTTGGAATTACCCAACAATTAATCGATCATGTCAAGTCTTTTACTTTAGAAACCTTCAAGAATTTCCCTATCCAAG ATGATGGTGACATTGAAGCCCAAACTTCTTATAATGTGCGTAAAGATCTTTCTGATTGGCAAGAGCGTCATGCTGTCTTAGTGCTTTCTAAAGTGAAg GAACTTTCACAGCTTAGATTCAAGTTATGCCCCCGCCATTTGAAGGAGGAAAAATTTTGGAGGATATATTTCATGCTTGTCAATA ATACGAGCTGCATGCTATACAACGCGCTAAACTGCAAAGCATTGCTATGA